Proteins encoded by one window of Tunturibacter psychrotolerans:
- a CDS encoding choice-of-anchor D domain-containing protein — MLSPIPGISQLVSRWILPHYFRSLRHGSMKAYKPLPLLGLMVLLLVSWKTLPAQLVSVNGPIALPATNVASSSTPQNVLLKTTSAETISGFTVPLSQGNKQEYTVGSVSGCAVDGVTSNPVGTVCTVPITFSPAYPGQRAVPLQVVTSAGKVNVGLNGMGISPLAVLTPGTMSTLAGEVNGPNCNAYNGPATLGPICNPSAGAVDFAGNVYVASFYSNTVSKIDTSGNITVIAGTGAGGLSGVGGPATSATFDRPSDVIVDPAGNVYFGAETAEQIFKIDAITQILTSVAGNGTQGYSGDNGPATQASLNRPEGIALDLQGNLYIEDQDNNLIRKVDTSGIITTVAGNPATIGQGSPTYSGDGGPATQANLALCCEGVYASYDSITVDSTGNLFIGDSGHHVVREVTTDGIIHTVAGNNTLGAGFSGDGGAATSAQLNWPMGVAVDPAGDLYIADFSNNLIRKVDAATQTITTVAGNGTQGSAGSGLATQVSLNGPQKVALDGEGNFYVADTKNNLVRKTDVSNPTLTFATPTPVDSTDTTDGPLQAIVSNIGNAPLALPPPATGSNASVSAGFTFFIGNSGPCPFEGPSSSAGTLAQGSSCGLSVEFEPVSVGSITGSIVLTDNSLNAASPYASQTISLVGTAIAAVSTGALTIAPTTQTFPAILVGSTSSALTSTITNTTNQAIYLSSGSLTDTTDFTQTTNCSGILSANGGSCTVTFTFTPQSAGPLTSTYSIHDLNHPASPLTVALSAIGNAVTTSAPQASLSPATADFGSITTSAASSAQTFTLSNTGNASLGITSISLSGANPDSFIIVNDSCSSGGTEDARPARSRATKRGGSSPRDLPELPPGSTCQILIVFSPTTAGPSSATLTIVDQVGTQTSALTGTGVASVTTAPQAALTAASANFNTVTTGSSSAAQTFTLANAGNAALSIASVSITGANASSFLLGADTCGTTLAAGGSCTIAVTFSPTSTGSFAASLAVTDALGTQTSSLTGTGAAVAPADFTVTATPASQSVVSGSSATYSVSVASTGGTFAQAVALSANGLQPGATVTFSPASVTPGSSGAQATMIVQTTIQQAAGRGDLSPWPFTAPVFAALLLLFPGRRFRSGKRGWGVFTSLACFVALLGITASTIGCGAGFALPSSAKTYTITVTGTSGSDTHSTTVTLTVQ; from the coding sequence GCGCGGTCGATGGCGTGACTTCAAACCCAGTCGGCACGGTCTGCACGGTCCCTATCACTTTCAGCCCTGCATACCCCGGCCAGCGTGCCGTACCCCTGCAGGTAGTCACCAGCGCCGGCAAGGTCAATGTCGGGTTGAACGGCATGGGTATCAGTCCGCTTGCAGTGCTGACCCCGGGAACCATGTCAACGCTGGCTGGCGAGGTCAATGGGCCAAATTGCAATGCTTACAATGGGCCCGCAACGCTTGGCCCAATTTGCAATCCATCCGCGGGGGCAGTGGACTTCGCGGGGAACGTATATGTTGCTTCCTTCTACAGCAACACCGTCAGCAAAATTGATACGAGTGGCAACATCACTGTGATCGCCGGGACCGGTGCCGGCGGTTTGAGCGGCGTTGGCGGTCCTGCGACCAGTGCAACTTTCGATCGTCCCAGCGACGTGATTGTCGATCCGGCGGGCAACGTCTATTTTGGAGCTGAGACTGCCGAGCAGATCTTCAAGATAGATGCCATCACGCAGATACTCACCAGCGTTGCGGGTAATGGAACACAAGGTTACAGCGGAGACAATGGCCCGGCTACCCAGGCGAGCCTGAACCGTCCAGAAGGCATCGCGCTCGATTTGCAGGGCAATCTATATATCGAAGATCAGGACAATAACCTCATCCGCAAGGTGGATACTTCGGGCATCATTACAACGGTTGCGGGTAATCCGGCGACTATCGGTCAAGGCTCTCCTACCTACAGCGGTGATGGTGGCCCGGCTACCCAGGCGAACCTGGCTCTCTGCTGCGAGGGCGTCTATGCGTCCTACGATTCCATCACCGTGGACTCTACGGGCAATCTGTTCATCGGGGATTCCGGCCACCACGTCGTACGAGAAGTAACAACGGACGGCATCATTCACACTGTTGCAGGAAATAACACACTAGGCGCTGGGTTCAGCGGCGATGGCGGAGCTGCAACCAGCGCGCAATTGAATTGGCCGATGGGCGTTGCAGTGGACCCCGCCGGCGATCTGTATATCGCAGACTTTTCCAACAACCTCATCCGAAAAGTGGACGCAGCCACCCAAACCATCACTACCGTCGCTGGCAATGGCACGCAAGGCTCTGCTGGTAGCGGGCTGGCAACGCAGGTCTCTTTGAATGGCCCGCAGAAGGTTGCGTTAGATGGCGAGGGCAATTTCTACGTCGCCGACACCAAGAACAATCTTGTTCGCAAGACCGATGTCAGCAACCCTACGTTGACCTTTGCCACGCCCACTCCTGTCGACTCGACCGACACGACAGACGGCCCGCTGCAAGCGATCGTTTCAAACATCGGCAACGCGCCACTGGCTCTGCCCCCACCTGCGACTGGGTCAAACGCGAGTGTCTCCGCGGGCTTCACGTTCTTCATCGGCAACAGCGGGCCGTGCCCCTTTGAGGGTCCGTCTTCTTCAGCCGGAACGTTGGCGCAAGGAAGTAGCTGCGGACTCTCGGTGGAATTCGAACCAGTCAGTGTAGGTAGCATCACCGGCTCGATTGTGCTGACCGACAACAGTCTGAATGCGGCCAGCCCCTATGCCTCACAGACGATCTCGCTCGTCGGCACGGCAATAGCCGCTGTTAGCACGGGAGCGCTCACCATCGCACCCACCACGCAGACATTTCCAGCGATTCTCGTGGGAAGCACCAGCTCGGCACTTACCTCCACCATCACCAACACCACCAATCAGGCAATCTATCTCAGCAGCGGCTCGCTGACCGACACGACCGACTTCACCCAGACGACCAACTGCAGTGGCATCCTCTCAGCCAACGGAGGCAGCTGCACCGTCACCTTTACCTTTACGCCGCAGAGCGCAGGTCCACTCACCTCCACTTACTCGATTCACGACCTCAACCATCCTGCATCGCCTTTGACCGTAGCGCTCTCCGCCATCGGCAATGCCGTAACAACCTCTGCACCGCAGGCGTCCTTGTCCCCCGCAACCGCCGACTTCGGCAGCATAACGACAAGCGCCGCAAGCTCTGCGCAAACCTTCACCCTCTCGAATACAGGCAATGCATCGCTGGGGATTACATCTATCTCGCTCAGCGGGGCGAACCCGGACAGCTTCATCATTGTCAACGACAGCTGTTCCAGCGGCGGCACAGAAGACGCAAGACCGGCGCGTAGCCGAGCGACTAAACGCGGCGGATCGAGCCCACGCGACCTCCCCGAACTGCCGCCAGGAAGTACCTGCCAGATCCTCATCGTCTTCTCGCCCACCACCGCAGGCCCATCTTCGGCGACGCTCACCATCGTCGATCAGGTGGGAACGCAGACCTCAGCGCTTACCGGTACCGGCGTCGCCTCTGTCACAACAGCTCCGCAGGCCGCACTCACCGCCGCCTCCGCGAACTTCAACACCGTCACAACTGGAAGCAGCAGCGCAGCCCAGACGTTCACGCTCGCCAATGCAGGCAACGCAGCGCTGTCGATCGCGTCCGTAAGCATCACCGGCGCAAACGCTTCTTCCTTCCTGCTTGGGGCCGACACCTGCGGGACCACGCTCGCCGCTGGAGGGTCCTGCACCATCGCGGTTACATTCTCGCCCACTTCTACGGGCAGCTTCGCCGCCAGCCTTGCGGTGACCGACGCGCTGGGAACGCAGACCAGTTCCCTGACCGGCACGGGTGCCGCAGTAGCGCCTGCAGACTTCACCGTAACCGCGACGCCAGCTTCCCAAAGCGTCGTCTCGGGAAGCAGCGCCACTTACAGCGTGTCGGTTGCCTCGACAGGTGGCACCTTTGCCCAGGCGGTAGCGCTCTCCGCCAACGGTCTTCAACCGGGAGCGACTGTCACCTTTTCCCCCGCTTCAGTCACACCCGGAAGCTCTGGCGCTCAGGCGACGATGATCGTCCAGACAACAATTCAACAGGCGGCAGGAAGAGGTGACCTTTCGCCATGGCCTTTCACAGCGCCTGTATTCGCAGCGTTGCTGTTGCTCTTCCCAGGCAGAAGATTCCGGTCGGGGAAGAGAGGCTGGGGAGTCTTTACGAGTCTTGCGTGCTTCGTAGCCTTGCTCGGTATCACGGCGTCAACGATAGGCTGCGGTGCCGGCTTCGCGCTGCCATCGTCGGCCAAAACTTACACCATCACCGTGACCGGTACCAGCGGATCGGACACCCACTCCACCACAGTCACGCTGACCGTGCAGTAA